The region GAGGCGTGGAGCTGTCCCGGGTGTGCGCGTCTCAACCGTACAGCCGCGCCGCCACGAACCGGAGCACCGGACCGAACGCGTAGGGGAACAGGAACCAGGCCGCCGCGAGCCCCGCGAGCGACGCCATCGGTGAGCGCCGCAGGCGGTCCATCAGCTCACGCGCCGGCGCGACGATCCCCGCGAGCACCGAAGCACCGTCCATCGGGGGGAGGGGGATGGCGTTGAAGACCAGGAGCACCAGGTTCAGCACCAGGAGGATCGAGAGCATCCGGCCGAGACCGTCGACGACCGCCGGCGTGCCCGCCATCGGGACCACGAGGCGGTCCAGCGCGGGGGTCAGCGGGACGTCGAACCAGCCGGTGGAGAGCCCGACTTTGAGGCAGGAGAATCCGAGAGCCGCGAGCACGAAATTCGCCGTCGGGCCGGCGGCCGCCATTGCCGCGGCCCGTCCGGGGTGGCGGTCCTGCCAGTCAGGGTCGTACGGCGCGCTCGCCCACCCCATCATCCAGCCGGTCTGGAAGTACGTCAGAAGCGGC is a window of Terriglobia bacterium DNA encoding:
- a CDS encoding site-2 protease family protein, which produces MDIKATLAVLPIWYAVFLLSLTCHEAAHAWAARRGGDDTAYLGGQVTLNPVPHVMREPLGTVIVPLLTYFQTGWMMGWASAPYDPDWQDRHPGRAAAMAAAGPTANFVLAALGFSCLKVGLSTGWFDVPLTPALDRLVVPMAGTPAVVDGLGRMLSILLVLNLVLLVFNAIPLPPMDGASVLAGIVAPARELMDRLRRSPMASLAGLAAAWFLFPYAFGPVLRFVAARLYG